A genomic window from Cloacibacillus evryensis DSM 19522 includes:
- a CDS encoding DUF669 domain-containing protein: MALLDSTFTQDFAEVKPEDFSPIPAGEYILQVTKTELSPTKDGSGKYVKVAFDIIGPSYQGRKIFANFNIQNNSAIAENIGKQQLKALVIAGHVQEPLRDTDQLLGAVVKASVTVREATEKYPASNDVKNFKPVGDAMPTSAPMGMPPMPSAAPVGDAVMPSHGGGFSQAFAQPPAQPQAPQSAPQVTGDFKW, encoded by the coding sequence ATGGCACTTTTAGACAGCACTTTTACACAGGATTTTGCAGAAGTAAAGCCGGAGGACTTTTCCCCCATACCTGCCGGAGAATATATATTACAGGTGACAAAAACAGAACTATCACCCACGAAAGACGGGTCGGGAAAGTATGTCAAAGTTGCATTCGACATAATAGGCCCATCTTATCAGGGACGAAAAATTTTTGCCAATTTTAACATTCAAAATAACTCGGCTATTGCTGAAAACATAGGCAAGCAGCAGCTAAAGGCGCTTGTAATTGCGGGTCATGTACAGGAACCCTTACGGGATACAGATCAGTTACTTGGCGCGGTGGTCAAGGCGAGTGTGACCGTCCGTGAGGCGACTGAAAAATATCCGGCCAGCAATGACGTGAAAAACTTCAAACCGGTCGGCGACGCTATGCCGACGAGCGCGCCTATGGGTATGCCTCCAATGCCCAGCGCCGCACCTGTAGGCGACGCTGTAATGCCGTCGCATGGAGGCGGATTCAGCCAGGCTTTTGCCCAGCCTCCGGCACAGCCGCAGGCGCCACAGTCCGCGCCGCAAGTTACCGGCGACTTTAAGTGGTAG
- a CDS encoding DUF7173 family protein gives MSNVVYELVRALHQAKAKEDAAKTARVAIEEQLAAAIGVPEQWEGSRTNEVGEFKVCVKRSMNVKIDAVRLREIAAQNEIDEMVMSTAFRWKPEINKKGWESTSDRAKALLSEAITKTPGKVSFAVEIKKQEEK, from the coding sequence ATGTCTAACGTCGTATATGAGCTTGTGCGAGCTCTCCACCAGGCAAAAGCCAAAGAAGACGCAGCAAAAACCGCCCGTGTGGCGATAGAAGAGCAGCTTGCCGCGGCAATCGGTGTTCCCGAACAGTGGGAAGGCTCGCGGACAAACGAAGTCGGGGAATTTAAGGTCTGCGTCAAACGCTCCATGAACGTCAAGATCGACGCAGTACGGCTGCGTGAGATTGCGGCGCAGAACGAAATAGACGAAATGGTGATGTCAACCGCCTTCCGCTGGAAGCCGGAGATAAATAAAAAGGGTTGGGAAAGCACCAGCGACAGGGCCAAGGCATTGCTTTCTGAAGCAATCACAAAGACACCCGGCAAGGTCAGCTTTGCCGTAGAAATCAAAAAACAGGAGGAGAAATAG
- a CDS encoding ATP-binding protein has translation MAINIQSTNTITTNGLKVLVYGQAGAGKTTLIKTLPKPLILSAEGGLLSLRKENLPFIEIKNMPELREAHRWLYESEESNQFESIALDSISEIAEVVLGSEKAVAKDPRQAYGAMQDIMTALIRAFRDLPGRHVYFSAKIERQQNEMGQLLHSPAMPGQKLGQMLPYFFDEVLALRIGQNDKGEVQRMLMCASDGIWTAKDRSGQLSMWEPADLGAIMAKIGGEANV, from the coding sequence ATGGCAATAAATATTCAAAGCACTAACACCATCACCACCAATGGACTAAAGGTCCTCGTCTACGGACAGGCCGGAGCCGGAAAGACGACCCTCATAAAGACGTTGCCGAAGCCGCTTATCCTTTCAGCGGAGGGCGGGCTTCTCTCGCTTCGTAAGGAAAACCTGCCCTTTATCGAAATTAAAAATATGCCTGAACTCCGAGAAGCTCACAGATGGCTCTATGAATCGGAGGAATCCAATCAGTTTGAGTCTATTGCCTTAGATTCCATCTCTGAGATCGCAGAGGTGGTGCTTGGCTCGGAAAAAGCGGTCGCCAAAGACCCGCGGCAGGCATACGGCGCAATGCAGGACATCATGACGGCCCTCATCCGCGCATTCCGTGATCTGCCGGGGCGGCACGTATATTTCTCCGCGAAGATCGAGAGACAGCAAAACGAAATGGGACAGCTGCTTCACTCGCCAGCAATGCCCGGCCAGAAACTTGGGCAGATGCTGCCGTATTTCTTTGACGAGGTGCTCGCGCTAAGGATCGGGCAAAACGATAAGGGGGAAGTACAACGAATGCTTATGTGTGCCTCGGATGGTATCTGGACGGCAAAGGACCGCAGCGGACAGTTGAGCATGTGGGAACCCGCCGACCTCGGCGCCATCATGGCAAAGATTGGAGGCGAAGCAAATGTCTAA
- a CDS encoding YopX family protein, with protein MSKAVCEQKKIPIHHYVKERHTSIVIDARKIIFRGKSERKGWIYGELSKVYLDFKKDKKLVLSISPFDMVYENGYSFPIYTVVISGTVGQFIGKADCYDTPIYEHDIVRNIETGQIGIVSFDYRGACVNGHLISHLIDLRLLEVIGNIHDNACFLDGANMMYTSDDEHMILEIMNSLKEHISKRVASIQPADNEACYKQGFEDALTLISKTNMEVI; from the coding sequence ATGTCAAAAGCTGTTTGTGAACAAAAAAAGATCCCTATTCATCACTACGTCAAAGAAAGACATACCTCGATCGTTATTGACGCAAGAAAAATCATTTTTCGCGGTAAAAGCGAAAGGAAGGGGTGGATATATGGTGAGCTGAGTAAAGTATATTTAGACTTCAAAAAAGACAAAAAGCTAGTCTTGTCCATCTCTCCGTTCGATATGGTTTATGAAAATGGATACTCATTCCCCATTTACACAGTCGTAATTTCCGGGACGGTCGGACAATTTATAGGTAAAGCCGATTGTTATGACACTCCCATATATGAACATGACATTGTACGAAACATTGAAACTGGGCAAATTGGGATAGTTAGCTTCGATTATCGGGGAGCTTGTGTAAATGGTCATTTGATAAGCCACCTCATAGATCTGCGGCTTTTAGAAGTTATCGGAAACATTCATGACAACGCCTGTTTCTTAGATGGTGCAAATATGATGTACACCTCTGACGATGAACACATGATTCTAGAAATCATGAATAGTTTAAAAGAACATATATCGAAACGAGTTGCTTCAATTCAGCCAGCAGATAATGAAGCCTGTTACAAACAGGGATTTGAAGACGCATTAACTCTAATTTCAAAAACTAATATGGAGGTAATATAA
- a CDS encoding helix-turn-helix transcriptional regulator, producing the protein MTELEVETIVEELKATLTETIEKLDDAADRPPRLLCEKSAAKYLGASPRTLRDWREKGTGPEFLQLDGKEKLTRYDIYELDKWISEHPNRKERKK; encoded by the coding sequence ATGACAGAGCTTGAGGTTGAAACAATAGTTGAAGAACTCAAGGCAACACTAACCGAGACAATTGAAAAGCTTGACGACGCGGCGGATCGTCCGCCCAGGCTCCTATGCGAAAAGAGCGCGGCAAAATACTTAGGAGCATCGCCTCGCACGCTTCGCGACTGGCGGGAGAAGGGAACCGGCCCCGAGTTTCTGCAGCTTGACGGGAAAGAAAAACTAACCCGCTACGACATCTACGAGCTCGACAAGTGGATCTCGGAGCACCCCAACAGAAAGGAGAGAAAGAAATGA
- a CDS encoding helix-turn-helix domain-containing protein → MRLNFPELRAEIGRQNMTYAALARKSGINPSTMSRRLKGKTQFTLSEIWSIANALSLSDEKIRNIFFSKKLA, encoded by the coding sequence ATGAGATTAAATTTTCCTGAGCTTCGTGCAGAAATAGGTCGGCAAAATATGACTTATGCGGCTTTAGCAAGAAAATCTGGGATAAATCCAAGTACAATGAGCAGGCGCTTAAAAGGTAAAACCCAATTCACCTTATCTGAAATATGGAGTATAGCAAATGCACTTTCACTTTCTGACGAAAAGATTAGAAATATATTTTTTTCAAAAAAACTTGCGTAA
- a CDS encoding helix-turn-helix domain-containing protein, whose protein sequence is MEISELIKTRMEELNLKQKEVAEAVGVSEGTVSRWKSGEINSLRQSRIVSLANILQIDPIDLVRACPQNARPKIKDNESDEIALSISCNPELKHLFKLTENLKKEDLLVLISVVERFK, encoded by the coding sequence ATGGAAATTAGCGAATTAATAAAAACCAGAATGGAAGAGTTGAATTTAAAACAAAAAGAAGTTGCAGAAGCTGTTGGTGTTAGCGAAGGAACTGTGTCTCGTTGGAAAAGTGGAGAAATTAATAGCCTTCGCCAAAGCCGTATTGTGTCTCTTGCAAATATACTGCAAATAGATCCTATAGACCTAGTAAGAGCCTGCCCACAAAATGCGCGCCCTAAAATTAAAGATAACGAGTCAGATGAAATTGCGCTATCTATTTCTTGCAATCCAGAATTAAAGCATCTTTTTAAACTCACAGAAAATCTTAAAAAAGAAGATCTTTTAGTTCTAATAAGTGTTGTTGAGCGATTCAAATAA
- a CDS encoding Synerg-CTERM sorting domain-containing protein → MKKFALSVLLLLVVSSCAFAANWTVGGTWNYTLEGTGTFNNAPATMQETGTVVMSSAMSGETEMLSGYAIAYNGTISIPSQNYSYDYSNSFSESFSPLAYTPGDTFTLSYTGWLDGVTTQMTLKLKQTGENTITGTATQYIPQTGETNYANISAHRNTSDDGGSGGGCNAGMSSIILLLGAIPLLYFRKK, encoded by the coding sequence ATGAAGAAATTTGCTCTAAGTGTTTTGCTGTTGCTGGTGGTTTCGTCGTGTGCTTTCGCGGCGAATTGGACCGTGGGCGGGACGTGGAATTACACGCTCGAGGGGACAGGAACATTCAACAACGCTCCTGCGACGATGCAGGAGACCGGAACGGTGGTAATGAGCAGCGCCATGTCCGGTGAGACGGAGATGCTCAGCGGTTATGCTATCGCCTATAATGGCACTATTTCAATCCCTTCACAAAATTACAGCTATGATTACAGCAATTCTTTCAGCGAATCATTTTCACCTTTAGCCTATACCCCTGGAGATACATTCACGCTGTCATATACTGGATGGCTTGACGGAGTAACAACACAAATGACCTTGAAACTTAAACAAACGGGAGAGAACACCATTACCGGCACGGCAACACAGTATATTCCGCAAACCGGTGAAACGAACTATGCAAATATCTCGGCCCATCGCAACACCAGCGATGATGGCGGCAGCGGCGGCGGCTGTAACGCCGGTATGTCATCGATAATACTTCTGCTCGGCGCGATCCCCCTCCTATACTTCCGCAAGAAGTAA
- a CDS encoding HU family DNA-binding protein, translating into MTKTDLINTVAKEVEGITKKKAAEVVEAIFNDIYTALQKEEKVQIVGFGTFEVQKRAARQGRNPQDPKKVIEIPAKNVPVFRAGKALKEAVNEKK; encoded by the coding sequence GTGACAAAGACAGACCTCATCAACACAGTGGCCAAAGAAGTAGAGGGTATTACGAAGAAGAAGGCTGCCGAAGTGGTAGAAGCGATCTTCAACGATATTTACACGGCGCTTCAGAAGGAAGAAAAGGTACAGATCGTAGGATTCGGTACATTTGAGGTCCAGAAGAGAGCGGCACGTCAGGGACGTAATCCTCAGGATCCCAAGAAGGTCATCGAGATCCCGGCAAAGAACGTTCCCGTTTTCCGCGCAGGCAAAGCTCTTAAAGAGGCTGTAAACGAGAAGAAGTAA
- the der gene encoding ribosome biogenesis GTPase Der, giving the protein MAIVAIVGRPNVGKSSIFNRILGKRAAIVDDQPGVTRDRLYGETEWSGKKFYIVDTGGIMSETEHPFMNLIEKQVDLALDESSAIIFVVDGRAGVTPTDEEIAHKLRRSGKPVVVVMNKLDNEKQEDAMLGEAYGLGFDEVVASSAEHNVGFDEMLDFVVSKLESEEFDTDDDEIRVTLVGRPNVGKSSLLNAFAGEERSMVSDIAGTTRDVVDSVVEINGRKFRFLDTAGLRRKSRVNTDLEYYSNVRTYQAIDRCHVALVLLDAQDPVTEQDKRLIGQVLERGKGLILVVNKWDLAPREEKVGDVMTKKLIEEVPFAAHAPRVFISALSGRSLGKLPELILRVEENRRRRISTSELNKLVKEVLVFERMPGDGKGHSLKIYYCTQADGAPPAFIFFVNDSELCSKSFKRHLENLLREMADFSGVPIKIFMRNKA; this is encoded by the coding sequence ATGGCAATTGTTGCGATCGTCGGCAGACCGAATGTCGGCAAGTCTTCAATATTCAACAGGATACTTGGTAAACGCGCGGCGATAGTCGACGACCAACCCGGCGTTACGAGAGACAGGCTTTACGGCGAGACCGAATGGAGCGGAAAAAAGTTCTATATCGTCGATACCGGCGGCATTATGTCCGAGACGGAACACCCCTTCATGAACCTCATCGAGAAGCAGGTGGATCTCGCGCTGGACGAAAGCAGCGCGATCATATTCGTCGTAGACGGACGCGCGGGCGTCACGCCGACCGACGAGGAGATCGCGCACAAACTGCGCCGGAGCGGCAAGCCCGTCGTTGTCGTGATGAACAAGCTCGACAACGAGAAACAGGAGGACGCGATGCTGGGCGAGGCCTATGGCCTCGGTTTCGACGAGGTAGTAGCCTCCAGCGCGGAGCATAATGTAGGCTTTGACGAGATGCTTGATTTTGTCGTCTCGAAACTTGAATCTGAGGAATTTGACACCGATGACGACGAGATACGAGTCACCCTCGTCGGGCGTCCCAATGTCGGCAAATCCAGCCTGCTGAATGCCTTTGCGGGGGAGGAGCGTTCGATGGTCAGCGACATCGCGGGAACGACGCGCGACGTCGTCGATTCCGTAGTGGAGATCAACGGACGGAAATTCCGCTTTCTCGACACCGCGGGGCTGAGACGCAAGAGCCGTGTGAACACGGACCTTGAATACTATTCGAACGTGCGTACCTATCAGGCGATCGACCGCTGTCATGTGGCGCTCGTGCTGCTTGACGCGCAGGACCCGGTGACGGAACAGGACAAACGGCTTATCGGACAGGTCCTTGAAAGAGGCAAGGGGCTCATCCTCGTAGTCAACAAATGGGACCTCGCGCCGCGGGAGGAAAAGGTCGGCGACGTGATGACGAAAAAGCTGATCGAAGAGGTGCCATTCGCCGCCCACGCGCCGCGCGTCTTCATCTCGGCGCTCTCGGGCCGCAGCCTCGGCAAACTGCCGGAGCTGATCCTCAGAGTCGAGGAAAACCGGCGCCGCAGGATATCCACCTCAGAGCTCAACAAACTCGTAAAAGAGGTGCTCGTATTCGAAAGGATGCCGGGAGACGGAAAGGGACACAGCCTCAAAATCTACTACTGCACGCAGGCGGACGGCGCGCCTCCGGCCTTCATATTTTTCGTGAACGATTCGGAGCTCTGCTCAAAATCTTTTAAGCGCCATCTTGAGAACCTGCTGCGTGAAATGGCGGATTTTTCCGGAGTCCCGATAAAAATATTCATGAGAAATAAGGCGTAG
- a CDS encoding PFL family protein: MISKSEARKTNEMIQDENLDVRTITMGINILDCADPSPEKFCTKIYDKITRSAERLVKTGDEIAMEFGVPVVNKRISVTPVAIAASACETDSYVEIARTLDRAAKEVGVNFIGGFSAMVQKGTAAADQRLINSVPEALAVTERVCSSINLGTSRSGINMDAVKQMGQVIKETAYLSREADSLGCAKFVVFCNAVEDNPFMAGAFHGVGERDCAINVGVSGPGVVKRALEEVRGADFETLCETVKKTAFKITRVGQLVAREASERLGVPFGIIDLSLAPTPAIGDSVAEIFQEMGLEYAGAPGTTAALAILNDNVKKGGVMASSYVGGLSGAFIPVSEDHGMIESVEAGALTLDKLEAMTCVCSVGLDMIAIPGDTSPETISGIIADEMAIGMINNKTTAVRVIPVYGKSAGETVTFGGLLGYAPIMQVNKFDCSAFINRGGRIPAPIHSFKN; the protein is encoded by the coding sequence ATGATAAGCAAATCCGAAGCGCGCAAGACAAACGAGATGATACAGGACGAGAACCTTGACGTCCGTACCATCACCATGGGCATCAACATCCTCGACTGCGCAGACCCCAGCCCGGAAAAATTCTGTACGAAAATATATGACAAAATCACCCGCTCCGCCGAGCGCCTCGTGAAGACCGGCGATGAGATCGCGATGGAGTTCGGCGTCCCCGTCGTCAACAAGCGGATCTCGGTCACACCGGTGGCGATCGCCGCCTCCGCCTGCGAGACTGACAGCTACGTTGAGATCGCGCGCACTCTGGACCGCGCCGCGAAAGAGGTCGGCGTCAACTTCATCGGAGGATTCTCCGCGATGGTGCAGAAAGGCACCGCGGCCGCCGACCAAAGGCTCATAAATTCGGTGCCGGAGGCGCTCGCCGTCACGGAACGCGTCTGCTCCTCGATAAATCTTGGCACCAGCCGTTCCGGCATCAATATGGATGCCGTGAAGCAGATGGGGCAGGTCATAAAAGAGACCGCCTACCTTTCACGCGAGGCCGATTCTCTCGGCTGTGCGAAGTTTGTCGTCTTTTGCAACGCCGTCGAGGACAACCCCTTCATGGCCGGAGCGTTTCACGGCGTGGGAGAGCGAGACTGCGCGATCAATGTCGGCGTAAGCGGCCCGGGAGTCGTGAAGCGCGCTCTTGAAGAGGTGCGCGGCGCGGACTTTGAGACACTATGCGAGACCGTGAAAAAAACAGCCTTTAAAATAACGCGCGTCGGCCAGCTTGTGGCGCGCGAAGCATCAGAACGGCTCGGCGTCCCCTTCGGCATCATAGACCTTTCGCTTGCGCCGACGCCGGCCATCGGCGACAGCGTCGCCGAGATATTCCAGGAGATGGGGCTCGAATACGCGGGAGCTCCCGGGACTACGGCCGCTCTCGCGATACTTAACGACAATGTGAAAAAGGGCGGCGTGATGGCTTCATCCTACGTTGGCGGCCTCAGCGGGGCCTTTATACCGGTCAGCGAGGACCACGGCATGATCGAATCCGTCGAGGCGGGCGCGCTGACGCTCGACAAGCTGGAGGCGATGACCTGCGTTTGCTCCGTGGGGCTTGACATGATCGCCATACCCGGCGATACTTCACCTGAGACGATATCCGGCATCATTGCCGATGAAATGGCGATCGGCATGATAAATAATAAGACCACGGCGGTGCGTGTGATACCGGTATACGGAAAATCCGCCGGCGAAACGGTGACCTTCGGAGGTCTGCTTGGTTACGCCCCGATAATGCAGGTGAACAAGTTTGACTGCTCGGCATTCATCAACCGTGGCGGAAGGATACCGGCGCCGATACACAGCTTCAAAAACTAA
- a CDS encoding ACT domain-containing protein has protein sequence MKAIVTVLGKDQVGIIAKVCTYLADKNANVLEISQTIVKGYFDMLMIIDITACACTPGELAGGLKELGEEIGLMIKFQREEIFESMHRI, from the coding sequence ATGAAAGCGATCGTAACGGTATTGGGAAAAGACCAGGTGGGGATAATTGCAAAGGTTTGCACATACCTCGCGGATAAGAACGCCAATGTGCTTGAAATATCGCAGACGATAGTCAAGGGATACTTCGACATGCTCATGATCATCGACATCACCGCCTGCGCCTGTACTCCCGGCGAACTTGCCGGCGGCCTGAAGGAGCTTGGCGAAGAGATAGGGCTGATGATAAAGTTCCAGCGCGAAGAGATATTTGAGAGCATGCACAGGATATAA
- the coaBC gene encoding bifunctional phosphopantothenoylcysteine decarboxylase/phosphopantothenate--cysteine ligase CoaBC has protein sequence MCLRHKKILFGISGGIAAYKAPDLLHGWVKMGCEVETILTESAEAFVSPMVLSTLSKRRVWRERDFMSPEHGWRIPHISLTDWADLFVIAPCTGSVLRMAAEGDSSTLLGASLLANDKPLLLFPAMNCKMLANEATRGHMRTLTERGAVVVDPDSGMLACGYEGKGRLPAGEAINDYVKMMLCAQKDLSGLRLAVTAGPTHEYIDPVRYISNPSSGKMGYAIARAAWQRGAEVTLITGPTSLTRPAGIKVVETVSADDMYEACMEVSDEADVIVKAAAVGDYRAASRAGQKIKRGGAQGLTLELTQNRDIAAALGQKKRPGQILVGFAAETQNVLQNAQKKMAEKNLDIIVSNDVLAQGAGFAVDTNVITILERGAEPARFSGTKEEAADRLLDAVAARTAKL, from the coding sequence ATGTGCCTGCGGCATAAAAAGATACTTTTCGGAATAAGCGGCGGCATCGCCGCCTACAAGGCGCCCGACCTGCTGCATGGCTGGGTGAAGATGGGCTGTGAGGTGGAGACGATCCTTACGGAGTCGGCGGAGGCCTTTGTAAGTCCGATGGTGCTTTCTACGCTCAGCAAGCGCCGCGTGTGGCGCGAGCGCGACTTCATGTCGCCCGAGCATGGGTGGCGGATTCCCCATATATCGCTCACAGACTGGGCGGATCTCTTCGTGATCGCGCCCTGCACGGGCAGCGTGCTGCGGATGGCGGCGGAGGGCGACAGCTCGACGCTGCTCGGCGCGTCGCTGCTGGCCAATGATAAACCGCTGCTGCTCTTTCCCGCGATGAACTGCAAGATGCTTGCCAATGAGGCGACGCGGGGCCACATGCGGACCCTGACGGAGCGCGGGGCAGTCGTCGTCGACCCGGACAGCGGAATGCTGGCCTGCGGCTACGAGGGCAAAGGACGCCTTCCCGCGGGCGAAGCGATAAACGATTATGTGAAGATGATGCTCTGCGCCCAGAAGGACCTTTCCGGCCTCCGCCTGGCGGTGACGGCCGGACCGACGCACGAGTACATCGACCCTGTGCGCTACATAAGCAACCCCAGCAGCGGCAAGATGGGCTACGCGATCGCGCGCGCCGCCTGGCAGCGCGGCGCGGAAGTCACCCTGATAACCGGCCCGACCTCTCTTACGAGGCCCGCCGGCATAAAGGTCGTGGAGACCGTCAGCGCGGACGACATGTATGAGGCCTGTATGGAGGTCTCGGATGAAGCCGACGTCATCGTGAAGGCCGCCGCCGTCGGCGACTACAGGGCCGCGAGCCGCGCCGGCCAGAAGATAAAACGCGGCGGGGCCCAGGGGCTCACCCTTGAGCTTACGCAGAATCGGGATATAGCCGCCGCCCTCGGCCAAAAGAAACGGCCCGGACAGATACTTGTCGGCTTTGCCGCGGAGACGCAGAACGTGCTTCAGAACGCGCAGAAGAAGATGGCCGAGAAAAATCTCGACATTATCGTCTCAAACGACGTGCTCGCGCAGGGAGCGGGCTTCGCCGTGGACACTAATGTGATAACGATACTGGAACGCGGCGCTGAGCCGGCGCGCTTCTCCGGCACAAAGGAGGAGGCGGCCGACCGTCTGCTTGACGCAGTCGCCGCGCGTACCGCAAAACTGTAA
- a CDS encoding DNA-directed RNA polymerase subunit omega has protein sequence MIYMDLEKIYRERDIPNKYILTLVISARARQLSERKDLGGDEKYISKAVSDVTEGRISYKIIDPLPKTEDVPAA, from the coding sequence ATGATTTACATGGATCTTGAGAAAATTTACCGCGAAAGGGATATCCCCAATAAGTATATCCTCACCCTCGTCATCTCGGCGCGCGCGCGCCAGCTCAGCGAACGCAAGGACCTCGGCGGCGATGAGAAGTATATCTCGAAGGCCGTCAGCGATGTGACGGAGGGCAGGATCTCCTACAAGATAATCGATCCTCTCCCGAAGACAGAAGATGTGCCTGCGGCATAA
- the gmk gene encoding guanylate kinase: protein MRGTLYIFSGPAGVGKGTVLQRALKKLPGIGYSVSCTTREPRPGLDVEGETYYFLSEEEFRRRIAAGDFLEYANVHGHLYGTRRDIVEEALSTGRDIVLEIDVQGAAIVKEKMPEAVTVFVKPPSFGELARRLKKRGSEGCEEQELRMKNAKEELSHAGEYDYVIVNDIVEDAVSEFIKIVKKHREEIK from the coding sequence ATGAGAGGGACTCTTTATATTTTTTCAGGACCGGCCGGCGTAGGGAAGGGGACTGTGCTGCAGCGGGCGCTGAAAAAGCTCCCCGGCATAGGCTACTCCGTCTCGTGCACGACGAGAGAGCCCCGCCCGGGGCTCGACGTCGAGGGGGAGACCTACTATTTCCTCTCGGAAGAAGAGTTCCGCCGCCGGATAGCGGCGGGTGATTTTCTGGAATATGCGAACGTCCACGGACACCTGTACGGCACCCGCAGGGACATCGTCGAAGAGGCCCTCTCAACGGGCAGGGACATCGTGCTTGAGATAGACGTCCAGGGAGCCGCCATCGTAAAAGAAAAGATGCCGGAGGCGGTGACGGTATTCGTTAAGCCGCCCTCTTTCGGCGAGCTCGCGCGCCGTCTTAAAAAACGCGGCAGCGAAGGCTGCGAGGAACAGGAGCTGCGCATGAAGAACGCGAAAGAGGAGCTCTCGCACGCAGGGGAATATGACTATGTGATAGTGAACGACATTGTGGAAGACGCAGTGTCCGAATTTATAAAAATTGTGAAAAAGCATAGGGAGGAAATCAAATGA
- a CDS encoding DUF370 domain-containing protein: protein MSYKLVHVGFGNMVVAERVVSIISPDSAPIRRLKDEAREAGLLVDVTQGRKTRAILIMDSKHVILSAIQPETITARFEGEGERS from the coding sequence ATGTCTTACAAACTTGTACATGTAGGATTCGGCAATATGGTCGTCGCGGAGCGTGTGGTCTCTATAATCAGCCCCGATTCGGCTCCTATCCGCCGCCTTAAGGACGAGGCGCGCGAAGCGGGGCTGCTTGTCGATGTGACGCAGGGACGCAAGACGCGGGCGATACTGATAATGGACAGCAAACACGTGATCCTCTCGGCGATACAGCCGGAGACGATCACGGCGCGGTTTGAGGGCGAAGGGGAGCGGTCATGA
- a CDS encoding YicC/YloC family endoribonuclease gives MYVSMTGFSRSQVQTAWGTLSMEISSVNHRYQEISVRLPREFASWEPWFHQKLRKLFRRGKVQLRMEVLWAQAFKTGRVNREVLLSYCNELLELRRSLALPLNLDIEQVASFPGVLDLPRFDDEEESQTVEAVFEELLTNAAASWQRMRETEGAHLRDEVLVHLAELERLAAQIEERWLPTRDAAFAAMRARVSEALEKMGERLEEARYMQEIVLLTDKWDVSEELARLKSHTAKFRAAGEDGDSTGRKLDFIIQEMNREVNTLDSKVADAEIRWLAVDAKACLERIREQIQNLE, from the coding sequence ATGTACGTAAGCATGACCGGCTTCAGCCGCTCCCAGGTGCAGACAGCATGGGGAACGCTCAGCATGGAGATATCGAGCGTGAACCACCGCTATCAGGAGATATCGGTGCGCCTGCCGCGCGAGTTCGCGAGTTGGGAGCCGTGGTTCCATCAGAAACTTAGAAAACTTTTCCGCCGCGGGAAGGTGCAGCTGCGGATGGAGGTGCTCTGGGCGCAGGCCTTTAAGACGGGGCGCGTGAACCGCGAGGTGCTGCTCTCTTACTGCAATGAATTGCTCGAGCTGCGCCGCAGCCTCGCGCTGCCGCTCAACCTGGATATAGAACAGGTCGCCTCTTTTCCCGGAGTGCTGGACCTTCCGCGCTTTGACGACGAAGAAGAGTCGCAGACTGTCGAGGCCGTCTTTGAAGAACTCCTGACGAACGCTGCGGCCTCGTGGCAGAGGATGCGCGAGACCGAGGGCGCCCACCTGCGCGATGAGGTGCTCGTCCATTTGGCGGAACTTGAACGGCTGGCGGCGCAGATAGAGGAACGCTGGCTGCCGACGCGCGACGCCGCCTTTGCCGCCATGCGCGCGCGCGTTTCCGAGGCGCTTGAAAAGATGGGGGAGAGGCTCGAAGAGGCGCGCTATATGCAGGAGATCGTCCTGCTGACCGACAAGTGGGATGTATCCGAGGAGCTTGCGCGTCTCAAAAGCCATACCGCGAAATTCCGCGCCGCCGGCGAGGACGGCGACAGTACGGGACGCAAACTTGACTTTATCATCCAGGAGATGAACCGCGAGGTAAACACTCTCGATTCAAAGGTGGCGGACGCGGAGATCCGCTGGCTGGCGGTGGACGCCAAAGCCTGCCTTGAGCGCATCCGCGAGCAGATACAGAATCTTGAATAA